A stretch of the Streptomyces ortus genome encodes the following:
- a CDS encoding LamG-like jellyroll fold domain-containing protein, which translates to MTAAEPQNPLHRRALLRAAAVLPVAGAGVAAFETSARAVAGTAPGDAHASASVSASAGHGGRFDPESPRFVLAVLPDTQYLFDADSTDPAPLREAFRHLVAERGEANIAFMTHLGDVTEHGTEDEIGRAADTFRTLHGKVPYSVLAGNHDISSGDDQRGDSAYLAAFGPARYKSMPTYRGASPDGYNTYHVLRAAGRSWLVLALDWRISDKGLTWARGVLDAHPTLPAVLTTHDIAWADDDGEAQLSDNGKRLWDGLIRGNDQIFLALGGHYWPPGRTVLRNDSDNDVHIHITNYQDRYYGGAGMIRTYGFDLARGVVDVETFSPWLLARDPAKRSPLEAETIELTGDTDRFSLEIDFAERFKGFAPVAVPKPRPASAVMPRGTVAYWRFDAAGTSVGGTAGKPVADGAVVRDLTGNGNDLAVSLLSSSGPDVLTWSADHHPGQPAHASLRFDGGKSPDRGAILTTSARAALNSEKFLRGYTIETFVRLPEPFEGDHSWMGILSWEGRNGDAGKTTGWSPLEPTCSLNLSPERFLQFVVYPQRQDADPTSWSHAVPVGRWMHIALVNDGRRTVMYVDGSKIARNPSQPSTGIATLGKPFVLGATQFDESFGQGFYGWLGDTRIVNRALSVGEFLNPYV; encoded by the coding sequence ATGACCGCGGCAGAGCCTCAGAACCCCCTGCACAGACGCGCGCTGCTGCGAGCCGCGGCAGTGCTGCCCGTCGCCGGCGCGGGCGTCGCCGCCTTCGAGACCTCCGCGCGGGCCGTCGCCGGCACGGCTCCCGGCGACGCCCACGCCTCCGCCTCCGTCTCTGCCTCCGCCGGGCACGGCGGTCGTTTCGACCCCGAGAGCCCGCGCTTCGTGCTGGCCGTCCTGCCCGACACCCAGTACCTCTTCGACGCCGACAGCACCGACCCGGCCCCGCTGCGGGAGGCGTTCCGCCATCTGGTCGCCGAGCGCGGCGAGGCGAACATCGCGTTCATGACGCACCTCGGCGATGTTACCGAGCACGGCACCGAGGACGAGATCGGACGGGCCGCCGACACCTTCCGGACCCTCCACGGCAAGGTGCCCTACAGCGTCCTGGCCGGCAACCACGACATCAGCTCCGGGGACGACCAGCGCGGCGACTCCGCGTACCTCGCCGCCTTCGGGCCCGCCCGCTACAAGTCCATGCCGACCTACCGCGGCGCCTCGCCCGACGGCTACAACACGTACCACGTGCTCAGGGCCGCGGGCCGGTCCTGGCTGGTCCTCGCCCTCGACTGGCGCATCTCGGACAAGGGCCTGACGTGGGCGAGGGGTGTCCTCGACGCGCACCCCACGCTGCCCGCCGTCCTCACCACCCACGACATCGCCTGGGCCGACGACGACGGCGAGGCGCAGCTGTCGGACAACGGAAAGCGCCTGTGGGACGGCCTGATCCGCGGCAACGACCAGATCTTCCTGGCGTTGGGCGGCCACTACTGGCCGCCGGGCCGCACGGTCCTGCGCAACGACTCCGACAACGATGTCCACATCCACATCACCAACTACCAGGACCGCTATTACGGCGGCGCCGGCATGATCCGTACGTACGGCTTCGACCTGGCCCGCGGGGTCGTCGACGTCGAGACCTTCTCGCCGTGGCTCCTCGCCCGCGACCCCGCGAAGCGGTCACCGCTGGAGGCCGAGACCATCGAACTGACCGGCGACACCGACCGGTTCAGCCTGGAGATCGACTTCGCCGAGCGCTTCAAGGGCTTCGCCCCCGTCGCCGTGCCGAAGCCGCGTCCCGCCTCCGCGGTGATGCCGCGCGGCACGGTCGCGTACTGGCGCTTCGACGCCGCCGGGACCTCGGTGGGCGGCACGGCGGGCAAGCCCGTCGCGGACGGCGCCGTCGTACGCGACCTCACCGGCAACGGGAACGACCTCGCCGTCAGCCTGCTGTCGTCGAGCGGGCCCGACGTCCTCACCTGGTCGGCCGACCACCACCCCGGCCAGCCCGCGCACGCCAGCCTCCGCTTCGACGGCGGCAAGAGCCCGGACCGCGGCGCGATCCTGACGACCTCCGCCCGAGCCGCCCTGAACAGCGAGAAGTTCCTCCGCGGCTACACCATCGAGACCTTCGTCCGGCTGCCCGAGCCCTTCGAGGGCGACCACTCCTGGATGGGCATCCTCAGCTGGGAGGGGCGCAACGGGGACGCGGGCAAGACCACGGGCTGGTCCCCGCTGGAACCCACCTGCAGCCTCAACCTGTCACCCGAGCGGTTCCTCCAGTTCGTGGTGTATCCGCAGCGCCAGGACGCCGACCCCACGTCGTGGAGCCACGCGGTGCCCGTGGGCCGCTGGATGCACATCGCCCTCGTCAACGACGGCCGCCGCACGGTGATGTACGTGGACGGCTCGAAGATCGCCCGCAATCCCTCGCAGCCGTCCACAGGCATCGCCACCCTCGGCAAGCCCTTCGTGCTCGGGGCCACCCAGTTCGACGAGAGCTTCGGACAGGGCTTCTACGGCTGGCTGGGCGACACGCGCATCGTGAACCGGGCGCTGTCCGTGGGGGAGTTCCTGAATCCTTACGTGTAG
- a CDS encoding C40 family peptidase, with translation MDQFASAGIPTQRGDEPTREEVQQRISNLYDRVENATGNYNVTRAMSAATRDTARPASGGGGGQGGAADAAAPLPDVAKKWFDVGRSQLGPVFPAVLPPDRMPDRGAAGSRPADASGRPGGGGGREGRGEREGREGSDKPALELTAGPSAGPGSGGAAGPVAELTAGPVAALTAGPVAALTAGPVAALPAGPVAGLPAVPAQRQAAEKALPGPSGGPSQATLRTSKQRNQRKLGQARDLLAGHVARRGAPVAELRPFQAIEGAWGPAAQEQHPRPAAPGVNAWQQSAIGTDMRAGTDMYAGTAMYPGIPGTGAGVTADQSIGNGVYVGVGVDQYAGAPYTGVSYTGAPYAGDRQSDTSRYVDASTPIATGVALDMQQAANPGYGVPAPVPAPVPTPAPAPAYTTPAYGTPVFAAPDPGYGGQGARAVDFARAQIGKPCVWGSMGPGSYDCSSLTQAAWKVAGVALPRSVQDQATAGTMVPVSDIRPGDLVLFSGQVAHVGIATGDGMMIHAPSPGAAIREESIYWAGEAAIHSVIRPA, from the coding sequence GTGGACCAGTTCGCCTCCGCAGGCATTCCCACCCAGCGGGGTGACGAACCCACCCGCGAGGAAGTACAGCAGCGGATCAGCAACCTCTACGACCGGGTCGAGAACGCCACAGGCAACTACAACGTGACCCGGGCGATGAGCGCGGCGACGCGCGACACCGCCAGGCCGGCGTCCGGAGGCGGGGGCGGCCAGGGCGGAGCCGCCGATGCCGCCGCCCCGCTGCCGGACGTCGCGAAGAAGTGGTTCGACGTGGGCCGCTCGCAACTGGGCCCCGTCTTCCCCGCGGTGCTGCCGCCCGACAGGATGCCGGACCGGGGTGCGGCCGGGTCCCGGCCCGCCGACGCGAGCGGCCGTCCGGGCGGCGGCGGTGGCCGTGAGGGGCGCGGGGAACGCGAAGGGCGTGAGGGTTCCGACAAGCCCGCCCTGGAGCTGACCGCCGGTCCGAGCGCGGGCCCCGGCTCGGGAGGTGCCGCCGGACCCGTCGCGGAACTGACCGCCGGACCTGTCGCCGCGCTGACCGCCGGACCTGTCGCCGCGCTGACCGCGGGGCCTGTCGCCGCGCTGCCCGCAGGACCCGTCGCCGGGTTGCCCGCTGTTCCGGCCCAGCGCCAGGCGGCCGAGAAGGCTCTGCCCGGGCCGTCCGGCGGACCGTCGCAGGCGACCCTGCGGACGTCGAAGCAGCGCAACCAGCGCAAGCTCGGACAGGCCCGCGACCTGCTGGCCGGACACGTGGCCCGGCGCGGCGCACCCGTCGCCGAACTGCGGCCCTTCCAGGCGATCGAGGGTGCGTGGGGCCCCGCCGCACAGGAACAGCACCCCCGCCCGGCCGCGCCCGGCGTGAACGCGTGGCAGCAGTCGGCCATCGGCACGGACATGCGCGCGGGCACGGACATGTACGCCGGTACGGCCATGTACCCCGGCATACCCGGTACGGGGGCCGGGGTCACCGCCGACCAGAGCATCGGAAACGGCGTGTACGTGGGGGTCGGGGTCGACCAGTACGCCGGTGCTCCGTACACCGGCGTCTCGTACACCGGAGCCCCGTACGCCGGTGACCGGCAGAGCGACACGAGCAGGTACGTCGACGCGAGCACGCCCATCGCCACGGGGGTCGCCCTCGACATGCAGCAGGCGGCCAACCCCGGATACGGCGTGCCCGCACCCGTGCCCGCACCTGTGCCAACTCCCGCCCCCGCTCCCGCCTATACGACGCCCGCCTATGGCACGCCCGTTTTTGCCGCGCCCGACCCGGGGTACGGCGGGCAGGGAGCCAGGGCTGTCGACTTCGCCCGCGCCCAGATCGGCAAGCCGTGCGTATGGGGTTCCATGGGGCCGGGCTCGTACGACTGCTCCAGTCTCACGCAGGCCGCCTGGAAGGTCGCCGGGGTCGCGCTCCCGCGTTCCGTCCAGGACCAGGCGACCGCCGGCACGATGGTGCCTGTCTCGGACATCCGCCCCGGTGACCTGGTGCTCTTCAGCGGACAGGTCGCACACGTCGGCATCGCCACGGGCGACGGCATGATGATCCACGCGCCGAGCCCGGGCGCCGCCATCCGCGAGGAGTCGATCTACTGGGCCGGCGAGGCGGCGATCCACAGCGTGATCCGCCCTGCCTGA
- a CDS encoding RNA polymerase sigma factor, whose translation METDHQEQRALPSAADDESDAPEPVLTSDGASVDQVRDYLKSISRVRLLTAAQEVDLARRIEAGLFAQRKLDEERGLDPLFRRELTAVAEDGLRAKSHLTEANLRLVVSIAKRYTRRGLNFLDLIQEGNTGLIRAVEKFDYVKGFKFSTYATWWIRQAISRALADQSRTIRIPVHAVEAINKVARLRRELFQELGVEPTVQQIAEKLDLPVSKIMELDTYIKEPVSLHMPLGEEGGTELGDVIEDSESVSPFDAVSFRLLRDTIQTVLSAMTPREAGIITLRYGLLDGQAKTLEEIGQVYGVTRERIRQIESKTMSKLRHPSRSQALQDYVGLG comes from the coding sequence ATGGAGACAGACCACCAGGAACAGCGGGCCCTTCCGTCGGCCGCGGACGACGAATCCGACGCGCCCGAACCGGTACTCACGTCGGACGGCGCCTCCGTCGACCAGGTACGCGACTATCTGAAGTCGATCAGCCGGGTCCGGCTCCTCACCGCCGCGCAGGAGGTGGATCTCGCCAGACGGATAGAGGCCGGCCTGTTCGCCCAGCGCAAGCTGGACGAGGAGCGCGGTCTGGACCCCCTGTTCCGGCGGGAGCTGACCGCGGTCGCCGAGGACGGTCTGCGGGCGAAGTCCCACCTCACCGAGGCGAACCTCCGACTGGTCGTGTCCATAGCCAAGCGCTACACACGCCGCGGGCTCAACTTCCTGGACCTGATCCAGGAGGGCAACACGGGCCTGATCCGGGCCGTCGAGAAGTTCGACTACGTCAAGGGATTCAAGTTCTCGACCTACGCGACGTGGTGGATCAGACAGGCGATTTCCCGGGCCCTGGCCGATCAGAGCCGCACCATCCGCATTCCGGTCCACGCGGTGGAAGCGATCAACAAAGTGGCCAGACTGCGTCGGGAATTGTTCCAGGAACTGGGCGTCGAACCCACGGTTCAGCAGATCGCGGAGAAATTGGATCTACCCGTTTCGAAGATCATGGAACTCGACACCTACATCAAAGAACCGGTCTCCCTGCATATGCCACTGGGCGAGGAGGGCGGTACCGAACTCGGTGATGTGATCGAGGACAGCGAAAGCGTCTCCCCTTTCGACGCGGTCTCGTTCCGTCTCCTCAGGGACACCATCCAGACCGTCCTGTCCGCCATGACGCCGCGCGAGGCGGGCATCATCACCCTCCGCTACGGGCTGCTGGACGGCCAGGCGAAGACCCTGGAGGAGATCGGCCAGGTCTACGGGGTCACGCGTGAGCGCATCCGGCAGATCGAGTCCAAGACGATGTCGAAGCTCCGCCACCCCTCCCGCTCGCAGGCGCTCCAGGACTACGTGGGCCTGGGCTGA
- a CDS encoding helix-turn-helix domain-containing protein produces the protein MTTANDPHALTPLRRARERFLTGLPLPDDVPADVAAAWRRARFFGVPHDLTDPADPAPPAGSALLTAARPVLERLAPPLSSGQSAVVLTDERLRVLWSGGNSPHDERYPDLSEQQVGHNSAALALRSRSRAEVHGPEHFLDLWQDVSAVSVPVLAPENGRVLGTVTVTSGLCAERSPHPGAALAEATVAAVEAELLTRSRTAERVLLDAYQRAAARPGAAVVALDGRNRLLTEAAAGLLPPSALEALEALEAQERSTTANRPDAQTGQDKPHPPHVPHSPRGPHRSHLSERPDRPAEWREPERAAERGRAPYPLELPDAAGTAWITQVCHGGAVIGVVAVIEPPVGLPARPVGPPRVTLAGHSVPWRHATSRAAELASTREPLLLTGERGTGKTFLARQLLAARGEPAPLVVDAAQRPAADAIHGWAGTSVDGRSGTAAPAPDRPLLLRHAEQLAPVGVAALNSLLDAHRHSHPHPPLLVTYTPGTPPGPCLQRLLDSLAARSVALPALRERPDDIRELLAELTPRPAPGVPPLTWSLDALHALERHTWPGNVTELAQLVRALAERRRTTGPVRRAELPDHVRERPPARPLSPMEHAERTAILEALRSHGGNKARTAAALGIARATLYRKLRAYRS, from the coding sequence GTGACCACCGCAAACGACCCCCACGCCCTCACCCCCCTCCGCCGGGCCCGCGAGCGATTCCTCACAGGACTCCCGCTCCCCGACGACGTACCTGCTGACGTCGCCGCCGCCTGGCGCCGCGCCCGCTTCTTCGGCGTACCGCACGACCTCACGGACCCCGCCGATCCCGCACCTCCGGCGGGTTCCGCCCTGCTGACCGCCGCCCGACCGGTGCTCGAACGGCTGGCGCCCCCGCTCTCCTCCGGGCAGTCGGCCGTGGTCCTCACCGACGAGCGCCTGCGGGTCCTGTGGTCCGGCGGGAACAGCCCGCACGACGAGAGGTACCCCGACCTGTCCGAACAGCAGGTCGGGCACAACAGCGCGGCACTCGCCCTGCGCAGCCGCAGCCGCGCCGAGGTGCACGGCCCCGAGCACTTCCTCGACCTGTGGCAGGACGTGTCCGCCGTCAGCGTTCCGGTGCTGGCGCCGGAGAACGGGCGGGTCCTCGGCACGGTGACCGTCACGTCCGGCCTCTGCGCCGAACGTTCGCCGCACCCCGGGGCCGCCCTCGCCGAAGCCACGGTGGCGGCCGTCGAGGCGGAACTCCTGACCCGGTCGCGCACGGCGGAACGCGTACTGCTCGACGCCTACCAGCGGGCTGCCGCCCGGCCGGGGGCGGCGGTCGTGGCGCTGGACGGGCGCAACCGCCTGCTGACCGAGGCGGCGGCGGGCCTGCTGCCACCGTCGGCGCTGGAAGCGCTGGAAGCGCTGGAAGCACAGGAACGAAGCACAACGGCGAACCGGCCGGACGCACAGACCGGCCAGGACAAGCCACACCCGCCACACGTCCCGCACAGCCCGCGCGGGCCACACAGGTCCCACCTGTCGGAACGGCCGGACCGGCCGGCCGAATGGCGTGAACCGGAGAGGGCGGCCGAGCGAGGCCGCGCCCCCTACCCCCTCGAACTGCCCGACGCAGCCGGCACCGCCTGGATCACGCAGGTGTGCCACGGCGGCGCCGTCATCGGTGTCGTCGCCGTCATCGAACCGCCCGTCGGGCTGCCCGCGCGGCCCGTCGGACCGCCCCGCGTCACGCTCGCCGGGCATTCGGTCCCCTGGCGGCACGCGACGAGCCGCGCGGCGGAACTGGCGAGCACCCGCGAGCCCCTGCTGCTGACCGGCGAGCGGGGCACCGGAAAGACGTTCCTGGCAAGGCAGTTGCTGGCCGCCCGCGGCGAACCGGCCCCGCTGGTCGTGGACGCGGCACAGCGGCCGGCCGCCGACGCGATCCACGGCTGGGCCGGCACGTCGGTCGACGGCCGGTCCGGGACCGCGGCACCGGCCCCGGACCGCCCGCTCCTGCTGCGCCACGCCGAGCAACTCGCACCGGTCGGGGTCGCCGCGCTCAACTCCCTCCTGGACGCCCACCGGCACTCACACCCGCACCCGCCCCTCCTGGTCACGTATACGCCAGGCACTCCCCCGGGCCCCTGCCTCCAGCGGCTGCTGGACAGCCTGGCCGCCCGCTCGGTCGCACTGCCCGCGCTGCGCGAACGCCCGGACGACATCAGGGAGTTGCTGGCGGAACTGACACCGAGGCCCGCGCCGGGCGTACCGCCCCTGACCTGGTCCCTGGACGCGCTGCACGCCCTGGAGCGGCACACGTGGCCCGGCAATGTCACCGAACTCGCCCAGCTCGTCCGGGCGTTGGCCGAACGACGGCGGACCACCGGCCCGGTGCGGCGGGCCGAACTGCCGGACCACGTCCGCGAAAGGCCTCCGGCACGGCCGCTGAGCCCGATGGAGCATGCCGAGCGCACCGCCATCCTGGAGGCGCTGCGCAGCCACGGCGGCAACAAGGCGCGTACGGCGGCGGCCCTGGGCATCGCCCGCGCCACCCTGTACCGAAAGCTGCGCGCCTACCGGAGCTGA
- a CDS encoding glycoside hydrolase: MIKRRSLLAAAGGTLLGSAPATGTARADATIAVNPATTYGRWEGWGTSLAWWANVFGARDDFADLFFTTKSVAYGGRTLPGLGLNIARYNLGACSPNSVGGQSMAASPNIPAFKQIEGFWQDWNNEDPTSSAWDWTADANQRAALVKATQRGAVSELFANSPMWWMCLNHNPSGASGGGNNLQSWNYRQHASHLAAVALYAKNNWGVNFGSVDPFNEPSSSWWTATGTQEGCHMDATVQAAVLPYLRSELDIRGLSGVRLSASDETSYDLARTTWNSFGASTKALVGQVNVHGYQGSGGRRDLLYTDVVTTAGKKLWNSETGDGDGTGLTLASNLCLDFRWLHPTAWVYWQVMDPSTGWAMIAYDQSTLQPTTVQTKYYVMAQFSRHIRPGTTIIDTGVGYAVAAHDAAQKRLVVVAVNSGAAQTLTFDLSRFSAVTGGAGGLVRRWNTLTSGGGDLYTARSDTYLNGRSLSVPFAAGSVQTFEIDGVTV; encoded by the coding sequence ATGATCAAGCGCAGATCACTGCTCGCGGCGGCGGGCGGCACGCTGCTGGGCAGTGCGCCGGCGACAGGCACCGCCCGGGCCGACGCGACGATCGCGGTCAACCCCGCCACCACCTACGGGCGGTGGGAGGGCTGGGGCACCTCCCTCGCCTGGTGGGCCAACGTCTTCGGCGCACGTGACGACTTCGCCGACCTCTTCTTCACCACCAAGTCCGTGGCGTACGGCGGCAGGACCCTGCCCGGCCTCGGGCTGAACATCGCCCGCTACAACCTGGGCGCGTGCAGCCCGAACAGCGTGGGCGGCCAGAGTATGGCCGCCTCGCCCAACATCCCGGCGTTCAAGCAGATCGAGGGCTTCTGGCAGGACTGGAACAACGAGGACCCCACGTCCTCCGCCTGGGACTGGACGGCCGACGCCAACCAGCGCGCCGCCCTGGTCAAGGCGACCCAGCGGGGCGCGGTCTCCGAACTCTTCGCCAATTCGCCGATGTGGTGGATGTGCCTCAACCACAACCCCTCCGGCGCGTCCGGGGGTGGCAACAACCTCCAGTCCTGGAACTACCGCCAGCACGCCTCCCACCTGGCCGCCGTCGCCCTGTACGCGAAGAACAACTGGGGCGTGAACTTCGGATCGGTCGACCCGTTCAACGAGCCCTCGTCCAGCTGGTGGACCGCCACCGGCACGCAGGAGGGCTGCCACATGGACGCCACCGTCCAGGCGGCGGTCCTGCCGTACCTGCGCAGCGAGCTGGACATCCGCGGGCTGTCCGGCGTCAGGCTCTCCGCGTCCGACGAGACGAGCTACGACCTGGCCCGTACGACCTGGAACTCCTTCGGGGCGTCGACGAAGGCGCTGGTCGGCCAGGTCAACGTGCACGGCTACCAGGGGTCGGGCGGCCGGCGCGACCTTCTTTACACCGATGTCGTCACGACGGCCGGCAAGAAACTCTGGAACTCCGAGACCGGCGACGGCGACGGCACCGGCCTCACCCTGGCGAGCAACCTCTGCCTGGACTTCCGCTGGCTGCACCCGACCGCCTGGGTGTACTGGCAGGTGATGGACCCCTCCACCGGCTGGGCGATGATCGCGTACGACCAGAGCACGCTGCAGCCGACGACCGTGCAGACCAAGTACTACGTGATGGCCCAGTTCAGCCGGCACATCCGGCCGGGGACGACCATCATCGACACCGGGGTCGGCTACGCGGTCGCCGCCCATGACGCGGCACAGAAACGCCTGGTCGTCGTGGCCGTCAACTCCGGTGCCGCGCAGACGCTCACCTTCGACCTGTCCCGCTTCTCCGCCGTCACCGGCGGCGCCGGCGGACTCGTACGGCGCTGGAACACGCTCACCTCCGGCGGCGGCGACCTCTACACCGCCCGCTCGGACACCTATCTGAACGGCAGGAGTCTGAGCGTGCCGTTCGCCGCCGGATCGGTGCAGACCTTCGAGATCGACGGAGTCACCGTGTGA
- a CDS encoding YceI family protein produces the protein MALALLRRRRRERASGTGATGISLPLPPGAGALGREVVDPLGQPMGAADVTVTALDSHRVVARGTTDPYGYFLAALPPGQYSLMVAAEGLHPHRETVDVVAGPTAAGEQIQLQPARRLELPAPGTWLFDPPHTAIRFIAKHVGMAHVHGRFERFDGGIQIAEDMADSRLHVRIDASSITTGNRTRDDHLRSGDFLDVERFPHIDFHSTRFAYRGGSKWTVHGSLTMHGVSRSVGLDTTYLGTVNGGYGEELRCAALAKAELHREDYTLNWRSMLARGIAVVGPTVQLELDVQAMYRTHDTPTPPR, from the coding sequence ATGGCCCTCGCACTGCTCCGGCGCCGACGGCGGGAGCGGGCCTCCGGTACCGGCGCGACGGGCATCTCGCTTCCCCTCCCGCCCGGCGCGGGCGCTCTCGGCCGCGAGGTCGTCGACCCCCTGGGCCAGCCGATGGGGGCGGCCGACGTGACGGTCACCGCGCTGGACAGCCACCGGGTCGTGGCCCGGGGCACCACCGACCCGTACGGCTACTTCCTCGCCGCGCTGCCGCCCGGCCAGTACAGCCTGATGGTCGCCGCCGAGGGGCTGCACCCGCACCGTGAGACGGTCGACGTGGTGGCCGGGCCCACCGCTGCCGGCGAACAGATCCAACTGCAGCCCGCCAGGCGGCTGGAGCTGCCGGCGCCGGGCACCTGGCTCTTCGACCCGCCCCACACGGCGATCCGGTTCATCGCCAAGCATGTCGGCATGGCCCATGTGCACGGCCGCTTCGAGCGGTTCGACGGCGGCATCCAGATCGCCGAGGACATGGCCGACTCCCGGCTGCACGTCCGTATCGACGCGTCGAGCATCACCACCGGCAACCGCACGCGCGACGACCACCTGCGGTCCGGGGACTTCCTGGACGTGGAACGGTTCCCGCACATCGACTTCCACAGCACGCGGTTCGCGTACCGCGGCGGCAGCAAGTGGACCGTGCACGGTTCGCTGACCATGCACGGCGTGAGCCGGTCGGTGGGGCTGGACACGACGTACCTCGGCACCGTGAACGGCGGCTACGGCGAGGAACTGCGGTGCGCGGCGCTCGCGAAGGCGGAGCTGCATCGCGAGGACTACACGCTCAACTGGCGGTCGATGCTCGCGCGGGGTATCGCGGTGGTCGGCCCGACGGTGCAACTGGAGCTGGACGTCCAGGCGATGTACCGCACACACGACACGCCCACGCCACCGCGGTAG
- a CDS encoding amidohydrolase family protein has product MTHVDVHQHLWTGSFVAALRARTEPPFLDGWTLHTAGEPPYEVSPADHDVAGRSERAVADGLGLALISLSSPLGVEWLPAGEARPLLDAYHQDAAELPRPFGAWAAAGVRDIDAKATADCLDLGFAGLQLPANALADAAGHARCAPLLDLLADRDLPLFIHPGPATGLGPRPGWWPAMVPYVQQMHAAWFAFRAFGRPRHPRLRVCFALLAGLAPLHGERFTARAGAEAHGEADPDVFVETSSYGPRAVESAARALGTAAIVQGSDHPYADLPRTPGFGLGEAAAHAFRTANPRRLLTGGA; this is encoded by the coding sequence GTGACCCACGTCGACGTACATCAGCATCTGTGGACCGGCTCGTTCGTCGCGGCTCTGCGGGCGCGTACCGAGCCGCCGTTCCTGGACGGCTGGACGCTGCACACCGCCGGTGAGCCGCCCTACGAGGTCTCCCCGGCCGACCACGACGTGGCGGGGCGGTCCGAGCGGGCGGTCGCCGACGGCCTCGGTCTGGCGCTGATCTCGCTGTCCTCCCCGCTGGGTGTGGAGTGGCTGCCCGCCGGCGAGGCCCGGCCCCTGCTCGACGCGTACCACCAGGACGCGGCGGAGCTGCCCCGCCCGTTCGGCGCGTGGGCCGCCGCCGGGGTGCGGGACATCGACGCGAAGGCGACCGCGGACTGTCTGGACCTGGGTTTCGCGGGCCTCCAGCTCCCGGCGAACGCCCTGGCCGACGCGGCGGGTCACGCGCGCTGCGCCCCGCTGCTCGACCTGCTGGCGGACCGGGACCTGCCCCTGTTCATCCACCCGGGCCCGGCCACCGGCCTCGGTCCGCGGCCCGGATGGTGGCCCGCGATGGTGCCGTACGTGCAGCAGATGCACGCGGCGTGGTTCGCGTTCCGGGCGTTCGGCCGGCCGCGTCATCCGCGCCTGCGGGTGTGCTTCGCGCTGCTGGCCGGTCTGGCGCCCCTGCACGGCGAGCGCTTCACGGCCCGCGCCGGGGCCGAGGCACATGGGGAGGCCGACCCGGACGTGTTCGTGGAGACCTCCTCGTACGGCCCGCGCGCGGTCGAATCGGCCGCCCGCGCCCTGGGCACCGCCGCGATCGTCCAGGGCTCGGACCACCCGTACGCCGACCTCCCGCGCACCCCGGGCTTCGGCCTGGGCGAAGCGGCGGCCCACGCCTTCCGCACCGCGAACCCCCGCCGCCTGCTCACGGGCGGGGCCTGA